A window of Ranitomeya variabilis isolate aRanVar5 chromosome 2, aRanVar5.hap1, whole genome shotgun sequence contains these coding sequences:
- the LOC143805493 gene encoding uncharacterized protein LOC143805493 — MDQVVSRRLWAEVAKSLWDGFDSASAKDKGTFMKKLRTRWRSIKDRFNKGLRAEEEQSRSGAAAAKSVPYKYNRALQFLRPILGRRQTHSSTLQRAPPCEAELHGSPSEPSQPSHSDSRPAPPSSGEPAAGTSGFPLPEASGAPSFGYSRQRQRASDRSVMPEFLHLGTVFQNGFKALRDEMSSMGRRLEILEAELTNPAKHFFSTMAKGMVENLTPELQISVMQDCNNSYVRALQQARVVQSATLPVVPSLASMTPTPAAESLQPPHPGPSAERRHHRHHSSVPPTPAPARPSSSRSHHSRGDRGKKRKKKRSKRTRTEALAAPVQTTSRHRGSSRSRSSQSQTRTSQRLVLPPPSPAEVAVCSPLDLPSSLLDYNRSTSSSSSSSSSSSFSGPHSEKDTYHSPFVAHVDTP, encoded by the exons atggaccaggtggtgtcgaggcgtttgtgggcagaggtggcaaagtcgctgtgggatggctttgacagtgcctcagcgaaggacaaaggcaccttta tgaaaaagttgaggaccagatggcgatccataaaggaccgtttcaataaggggctccgtgcagaggaggagcaatcgaggagtggtgctgctgcggccaagtcggtgccctacaagtacaacagggcactacagttcttaagaccaatccttggccgccgaca gacacacagcagcaccctccagcgagctcccccctgtgaagcggaacttcatggatcgccatctgagccgtcacagccatcccacagcgacagcaggcctgcaccaccatcatctggagaaccggctgccggtacgtcaggttttcccctgcccgaggcctctggcgcaccttcgttcgggtattcccgacagcgccagcgggcctcggacaggtcagtcatgcctgaatttttgcacttgggcacggtgttccagaacggtttcaaggcgttgagagatgaaatgtccagtatgggacggcgccttgaaatcctggaagccgagctcacaaatccggcaaaacatttctttagCACAATGGCaaaaggcatggtggaaaaccttacgccggaactccagatttcggtgatgcaggactgcaacaattcttacgtgagggctctgcagcaggctcgggtcgtgcagtcagcgacactgcccgtagtgccgtcgctggctagcatgactccgactcctgctgcagagtcactccagccaccccaccctggtccaagtgccgagcgacgccaccacaggcaccatagcagtgtgccgccgactcctgctcctgccaggccctcatcctcccgcagccatcattctaggggagatcggggaaagaaaagaaaaaaaaaaagaagcaagaggacacgcactgaggctctggctgctccagtacaaacaacaagtagacataggggctctagccgcagtaggagcagccagagccaaacaagaacctcacaaaggctcgtgttgcctcctccctcccctgcagAGGTGGCGGTTTGCTCCCCAttagacctgccatccagcctcctggactataataggtcaacatcctcctcctcctcgtcgtcgtCATCATCCTCATTTTCCGGTCCCCATTCCGAAAAAGATACCTACCATTCCCCCTTTGTGGCAcatgttgataccccctaa